A single genomic interval of Chrysemys picta bellii isolate R12L10 chromosome 8, ASM1138683v2, whole genome shotgun sequence harbors:
- the NTMT2 gene encoding N-terminal Xaa-Pro-Lys N-methyltransferase 2 has protein sequence MDGKGAHLAFKSRWRKTDEELCRHSMSFILHKAIRTDFFQSYLYLLERLPLVKLYALTSEVINGEMQFYARAKHFYREVPATEEGMMGDYIELSSTDIESSREFLRKFIGGPGKAGTECALDCGSGIGRVTKHVLLPVFKSVELVDMMENFLAEAQNYLQGKKDRVKMYYCYSLQEFTPAPQKYDVIWIQWVSGYLTDKDLLEFLIRCQNGLKDNGIVILKDNVAREGCIMDPLDSSVIRDLSILQSLVEKSGFTILQQERQEGFPEQCVPVWMLAMQKDPGLP, from the exons ATGGATGGTAAGGGAGCCCATTTAGCTTTTAAGTCACGCTGGCGCAAGACAGACGAGGAGCTCTGTCGACACAGCATGTCTTTTATCCTGCACAAGGCCATACGAACAGATTTCTTTCAGAGTTACCTCTACCTACTGGAGCGGCTTCCCCTCG TGAAACTTTATGCTTTAACAAGCGAAGTGATCAACGGCGAGATGCAGTTCTATGCCAGAGCCAAACATTTCTATCGGGAGGTGCCAGCGACAGAAGAGGGCATGATGGGAGATTACATTGAGTTGTCCAGTACGGACATTGAATCCTCCAGGGAATTTCTTAGGAAGTTTATTGGG GGCCCTGGGAAAGCTGGCACTGAGTGTGCCCTCGACTGTGGTTCTGGGATTGGACGGGTCACTAAGCATGTCCTCTTGCCAGTTTTCAAGAGTGTGGAACTGGTGGATATGATGGAGAATTTCCTGGCTGAGGCCCAGAACTATTTACAGGGCAAGAAGGACAGAGTAAAGATGTACTATTGCTACAGCCTCCAGGAATTCACTCCAGCCCCCCAAAAATATGATGTCATCTGGATACAGTGGGTTTCAG GATACCTGACGGATAAAGATCTCCTGGAGTTTCTTATCCGGTGTCAAAATGGCTTGAAGGATAACGGCATTGTCATTCTCAAGGACAATGTGGCCCGGGAAGGCTGTATCATGGACCCATTGGACAGCAGCGTGATCCGAGATCTGAGCATCCTCCAGAGCCTCGTTGAGAAAAGTGGATTCACCATCCTGCAGCAGGAGAGGCAGGAGGGCTTCCCTGAGCAGTGTGTCCCCGTCTGGATGTTGGCCATGCAGAAGGACCCTGGCCTACCCTGA